The Streptomyces spororaveus genome includes a region encoding these proteins:
- the glyA gene encoding serine hydroxymethyltransferase, which translates to MSLTLPAPVTGPELPAAPGPGPAPDLVDFAGHAATRLRERDGELYTLLARESARQRDTLMMVAASSVADPSVLACGGSALGNLTAEGFPGNRYHAGCGVADEIERLAIDRACAAFGAEDAIVQPHSGSSANLAVITALLNPGDSLLGLDLDCGGHLTHGSPASVTGRHYRAHGYRVTPDGLLDYEQIRELALEHRPKLIVCGASAYPRSIDFARFREIADEANAYLLADISHIAGLVAAGLHQSPVDHAHVTTTSTYKQLYGPRGGLILLGREARKAGPERGTMAATLRRAVFPFTQGTPDLASVAAKARALDFVASPDFAELAKRLADGAQAIAGRLSDRGFRLVTGGTDTHMVLLDLRGTGVTGDVAEQALESCGIVVNRNRVPGDTTPVRVTGGLRLGTNTLAARGMDHAVAAECADLVADVLTALRERGGVLPDALRDRVRTRVSELCAAHPLPGYLP; encoded by the coding sequence ATGAGTCTCACCCTGCCCGCGCCCGTCACCGGGCCGGAGCTGCCCGCGGCACCCGGCCCCGGGCCCGCTCCCGACCTGGTCGATTTCGCCGGGCACGCCGCGACACGGCTCAGAGAGCGCGACGGCGAGCTGTACACGCTGCTGGCCCGGGAGTCGGCGCGCCAGCGCGACACCCTGATGATGGTCGCGGCGTCCAGCGTCGCCGACCCCTCCGTCCTGGCCTGCGGGGGCAGCGCGCTCGGCAACCTGACCGCCGAGGGGTTCCCCGGGAACCGCTACCACGCCGGCTGCGGGGTCGCCGACGAGATCGAGCGGCTCGCGATCGACCGGGCGTGCGCGGCGTTCGGGGCCGAGGACGCGATCGTGCAGCCGCACTCCGGCTCCTCCGCCAACCTCGCCGTGATCACGGCGCTGCTGAACCCGGGTGACTCCCTGCTCGGGCTGGACCTGGACTGCGGCGGCCACCTCACCCACGGCTCCCCCGCCTCGGTGACCGGCCGCCACTACCGCGCCCACGGCTACCGGGTGACCCCGGACGGGCTGCTCGACTACGAGCAGATCCGTGAACTGGCCCTGGAGCACCGGCCGAAGCTGATCGTCTGCGGGGCGAGCGCGTACCCGCGCAGCATCGACTTCGCCCGCTTCCGGGAGATCGCGGACGAGGCCAACGCCTATCTCCTGGCCGACATCTCGCACATCGCGGGACTGGTCGCGGCCGGCCTCCACCAGAGCCCGGTCGACCACGCCCATGTGACCACCACCAGCACCTACAAGCAGCTGTACGGCCCGCGCGGCGGGCTGATCCTGCTCGGCCGGGAGGCCCGCAAGGCCGGACCGGAGCGCGGCACCATGGCCGCCACCCTGCGCCGCGCCGTCTTCCCCTTCACCCAGGGGACGCCCGACCTGGCGTCGGTGGCGGCCAAGGCGCGCGCCTTGGACTTCGTGGCGAGCCCCGACTTCGCGGAGCTCGCCAAGCGGCTCGCCGACGGAGCGCAGGCGATCGCCGGACGCCTCTCGGACCGTGGGTTCCGGCTGGTCACCGGGGGTACGGACACCCATATGGTGCTGCTGGACCTGCGGGGCACCGGCGTCACGGGGGACGTCGCCGAGCAGGCCCTGGAGTCCTGCGGGATCGTCGTCAACCGCAACCGGGTCCCCGGTGACACCACCCCGGTCCGGGTGACCGGCGGGCTGCGGCTCGGCACCAACACGCTGGCCGCGCGCGGGATGGACCACGCGGTGGCCGCCGAGTGCGCCGACCTGGTCGCGGACGTCCTCACGGCGCTGCGCGAGCGGGGCGGTGTTCTGCCGGACGCGCTGCGCGACCGGGTGCGAACCCGGGTGTCCGAGCTGTGCGCCGCCCATCCTCTGCCGGGGTATCTGCCGTGA
- a CDS encoding acyl-CoA dehydrogenase family protein — translation MTTQAVNGNDTGGRGPAVAAERWREREDEDSLFRQLRLTVRQGLEVDGDTPAGAWEALTQVGAWEFALPIGHEGLDLGQAVNAMVCEEAGNAMQPVPLTDTLLALDLISGLGPLAPEAAHGLLDQVRTGELELAVPGRLPDPRGTVAPGITWKPDADTGAVVLTGTGGPFAAGVGPGALLVLAVGPDGPCVALVGLPTEGVRIRPLRDHGGGAVAGAVFDEVRLPAEAVLLRGLAAEQALARVGLRAAVHQASLLAGITAAALTAVVSRIRGRQQFGQALVKHQGPRLRVAGLLARLDAVRWAVGDAARDLDEDRLTPGEAAGLIALTAETTLDVTRDAVHLHGASGLVRDALVAGCYRRAAWEAMRCGRPAHLWDIAAHSP, via the coding sequence GTGACGACACAGGCGGTCAACGGGAACGACACGGGCGGCCGGGGCCCGGCGGTGGCGGCCGAGCGCTGGCGGGAGCGGGAGGACGAGGACTCCCTCTTCCGGCAGCTCCGGCTCACCGTGCGCCAGGGCCTGGAGGTCGACGGGGACACCCCCGCCGGCGCCTGGGAGGCCCTGACCCAGGTCGGCGCCTGGGAGTTCGCCCTGCCCATCGGCCACGAGGGCCTCGACCTCGGCCAGGCGGTCAACGCCATGGTGTGCGAGGAGGCGGGCAACGCGATGCAGCCCGTCCCGCTGACCGACACCCTCCTCGCCCTCGACCTGATCTCCGGCCTCGGCCCGCTTGCCCCCGAAGCCGCCCACGGCCTCCTCGACCAGGTACGCACCGGCGAACTGGAACTCGCCGTACCGGGCCGGCTGCCCGATCCGCGCGGCACCGTGGCGCCGGGCATCACCTGGAAGCCGGACGCGGACACCGGAGCCGTCGTCCTCACCGGGACCGGCGGACCGTTCGCCGCCGGCGTCGGCCCGGGCGCCCTGCTGGTCCTGGCCGTAGGCCCCGACGGCCCGTGCGTGGCACTTGTGGGCCTGCCCACCGAGGGCGTGCGGATCCGGCCGCTGCGCGACCACGGCGGGGGAGCCGTCGCCGGTGCCGTCTTCGACGAGGTACGGCTGCCCGCCGAAGCGGTGCTGCTGCGCGGCCTCGCCGCCGAGCAGGCCCTCGCCCGCGTGGGGCTGCGCGCCGCCGTCCACCAGGCCTCGCTGCTGGCCGGGATCACGGCGGCCGCCCTGACCGCGGTCGTCTCCCGGATCCGCGGCCGGCAGCAGTTCGGCCAGGCCCTGGTCAAGCACCAAGGTCCCCGGCTGCGCGTGGCAGGCCTGCTGGCCCGACTCGACGCGGTGCGCTGGGCCGTCGGGGACGCGGCCCGGGACCTCGACGAGGACCGGCTCACCCCGGGGGAGGCCGCCGGACTGATCGCCCTCACGGCGGAGACCACCCTCGACGTGACACGGGACGCGGTCCACCTGCACGGTGCCTCGGGCCTGGTCCGGGACGCCCTGGTGGCGGGCTGCTACCGGCGCGCGGCCTGGGAGGCCATGCGCTGCGGGCGTCCCGCCCACCTCTGGGACATCGCGGCCCACTCGCCCTGA
- a CDS encoding acyl-CoA dehydrogenase family protein gives MLTTEFYRAPADCGLVRSGADVPRTPMRALREDIHDILVSAPVAEARRTRDPRPVHRALGERGLLAPQWPEEYGGRGISQVAAAVLVEELAMHDVPDLLHTLTVQIVGSTLLNVASPAMKARHLPGFAAGTAFGCVLFSEPQAGSDLNILSTRAVSDGKGGYKLYGTKVHSLFARLADYGLCLARGEDDAFSLFLVPLAQPGVTIRQIPGMGDDAFHEVTLDGVAVTADDVVGETGQGWAIVVKTLAFERTGLDYYVKALRWYRAAVERLEVHTDRLEAGQHDQIGLAKLNARLLAAGTLVRRVLTRLDRGELNEDEAAAAKWYTTELAAEVAWWAAELDGDTSMTLDDPEVDGVAHPLDAAMREAPGMRISGGTAEMMLETLARLRLDSGAEVRP, from the coding sequence GTGCTCACCACCGAGTTCTACCGCGCGCCCGCGGACTGCGGGCTCGTACGGAGCGGAGCCGACGTGCCCCGCACCCCCATGCGGGCCCTGCGCGAGGACATCCACGACATCCTGGTCTCCGCCCCCGTGGCCGAGGCCCGGCGCACCCGCGACCCCCGGCCCGTCCACCGGGCCCTGGGCGAGCGGGGCCTGCTCGCGCCCCAGTGGCCCGAGGAGTACGGCGGCCGGGGCATCAGCCAGGTCGCGGCCGCCGTGCTGGTCGAGGAACTGGCCATGCACGACGTCCCCGACCTGCTGCACACCCTCACCGTGCAGATCGTCGGATCCACCCTGCTCAATGTCGCGAGCCCGGCCATGAAGGCCCGCCACCTGCCGGGCTTCGCCGCCGGCACCGCCTTCGGCTGCGTGCTGTTCAGCGAGCCCCAGGCCGGCTCCGACCTCAACATCCTCTCCACCCGGGCCGTTTCCGACGGCAAGGGCGGCTACAAGCTGTACGGCACCAAGGTCCACTCGCTCTTCGCCCGGCTCGCCGACTACGGGCTGTGCCTGGCGCGCGGCGAGGACGACGCCTTCAGCCTGTTCCTCGTCCCCCTGGCCCAGCCGGGCGTCACCATCCGGCAGATCCCGGGCATGGGCGACGACGCCTTCCACGAGGTCACCCTCGACGGTGTGGCCGTGACCGCCGACGACGTGGTCGGCGAGACCGGCCAGGGCTGGGCGATCGTCGTCAAGACCCTCGCCTTCGAGCGCACCGGACTCGACTACTACGTCAAGGCGCTGCGCTGGTACCGGGCCGCGGTGGAGCGGCTGGAGGTCCACACCGACCGGCTGGAGGCCGGCCAGCACGACCAGATCGGCCTGGCCAAGCTCAACGCGCGGCTGCTCGCGGCCGGCACGCTGGTCCGCCGCGTCCTCACCCGCCTCGACCGGGGCGAACTCAACGAGGACGAGGCCGCCGCCGCCAAGTGGTACACCACCGAGCTCGCCGCCGAGGTGGCCTGGTGGGCCGCCGAGCTCGACGGCGACACCAGCATGACCCTCGACGACCCCGAGGTCGACGGGGTGGCACACCCACTCGATGCGGCGATGCGCGAAGCCCCGGGGATGCGGATATCGGGCGGCACCGCCGAAATGATGCTGGAGACGCTGGCCCGGCTGCGTCTCGACTCAGGGGCGGAGGTACGGCCGTGA
- a CDS encoding threonine aldolase family protein, with protein MSIGSFETVDLRSDTVTRPGPGMRAAMAGAEVGDDLFGEDPTVRALEDRLAGLFGFSGALFTPSGVMANQIALQLLVGPGEELVCDAEAHILAHEEASPARYGGIQTRTVAAERGVVTAALLAGVVRRGNPYTLGTRAVEVEQTHTRAGGTVHPLDTLRAVRELTSGLGLSVHMDGARIWNAMAATGTSARAYGRTADSMSVCLSKGLGAPVGSVLLLPAESLPRAGKLRHGLGGGMRQSGILAAAGLYALDHHVERIAEDHANAALLAAGLRDAGFTVRPPETNIVLIEVPGADEVVARAAKEGVLVTAPGAETVRLVTHLDAGRQACRRALGVLTAVMTDVVGGARDTAASGRP; from the coding sequence ATGAGCATCGGGAGTTTCGAGACCGTCGATCTGCGCAGCGACACGGTGACCCGGCCGGGTCCCGGGATGCGGGCCGCGATGGCCGGGGCCGAGGTCGGCGACGACCTGTTCGGGGAGGACCCGACCGTCCGCGCGCTGGAGGACCGGCTCGCCGGGCTCTTCGGCTTCTCCGGGGCCCTGTTCACCCCGTCCGGGGTGATGGCCAACCAGATCGCCCTCCAGCTCCTCGTCGGTCCCGGCGAGGAGCTGGTGTGCGACGCGGAGGCGCACATCCTGGCGCACGAGGAGGCCTCCCCGGCCCGCTACGGCGGGATCCAGACGCGCACGGTGGCGGCGGAGCGGGGGGTGGTCACCGCGGCCCTGCTGGCCGGGGTGGTCCGGCGGGGGAACCCGTACACGCTGGGCACCCGTGCGGTGGAGGTGGAGCAGACCCACACCCGGGCCGGCGGTACGGTCCACCCGCTGGACACGCTGCGCGCCGTACGCGAACTGACGTCCGGCCTGGGTCTGTCGGTCCACATGGACGGGGCCAGGATCTGGAACGCGATGGCCGCGACCGGCACTTCGGCGCGCGCGTACGGGCGGACGGCCGACTCGATGTCCGTGTGCCTGTCGAAGGGACTCGGCGCGCCCGTCGGGTCGGTGCTCCTGCTGCCGGCCGAAAGTCTGCCGCGGGCCGGGAAGTTGCGGCACGGTCTGGGCGGCGGGATGCGCCAGTCGGGCATCCTGGCGGCGGCGGGACTGTACGCCCTGGACCACCACGTGGAGCGGATCGCCGAGGACCACGCCAACGCCGCGCTGCTGGCGGCGGGGCTGCGGGACGCGGGGTTCACCGTGCGCCCGCCGGAGACCAACATCGTCCTCATCGAGGTTCCCGGCGCCGACGAGGTCGTCGCACGGGCCGCCAAGGAAGGAGTACTGGTGACCGCGCCGGGCGCGGAGACGGTCCGGCTGGTCACTCATCTGGACGCAGGACGACAGGCGTGTCGGCGGGCCCTCGGGGTGCTGACCGCCGTGATGACCGATGTCGTCGGCGGGGCGCGGGACACCGCGGCCTCGGGACGCCCGTAA
- a CDS encoding DUF2461 domain-containing protein: MTFSGFPPSALRLYEDLADDNGKDAWRLRHRERYERDVRAPMDELAAELSAWFKESAFGESTGPGAVTVLGPVRDTRMSHDKSPYKTYQGAYLDLLPCLGFWVHLDRHGLYASGRWYPCAGAEVARYRAAVEEEDGGAELAAIAGRLEGQGFVLGGDRLRSRPRGVPADHPRLGLLRHRKIDAGRRFGPDAGLHTARAGELVRETWRLVRPLLDWVAARELTPRPRERGVDVPS, translated from the coding sequence GTGACCTTCAGCGGCTTCCCGCCCTCGGCACTGCGCCTGTACGAGGACCTCGCGGACGACAACGGCAAGGACGCGTGGCGGCTGCGCCACCGCGAGCGGTACGAGCGTGACGTACGTGCGCCGATGGACGAGCTGGCCGCTGAACTGAGCGCGTGGTTCAAGGAGTCGGCCTTCGGGGAGTCGACCGGACCGGGCGCGGTGACGGTGCTCGGCCCGGTCCGGGACACCCGGATGTCCCACGACAAGTCCCCGTACAAGACCTACCAGGGCGCCTACCTGGATCTGCTGCCCTGCCTGGGCTTCTGGGTGCACCTGGACCGGCACGGCCTGTACGCCTCCGGCCGCTGGTACCCCTGTGCCGGGGCCGAGGTCGCCCGGTACCGCGCCGCCGTCGAGGAGGAGGACGGCGGCGCGGAACTGGCCGCGATCGCGGGCCGGCTGGAGGGCCAGGGGTTCGTCCTGGGCGGCGACCGGCTCAGGTCCCGGCCGCGGGGGGTCCCGGCGGACCATCCGCGGCTGGGGCTGCTGCGCCACCGCAAGATCGACGCAGGGCGCCGCTTCGGCCCGGACGCCGGGCTGCACACGGCACGCGCCGGAGAGCTGGTACGGGAGACCTGGCGGCTGGTGCGCCCGCTGCTGGACTGGGTGGCGGCCCGCGAACTCACCCCACGGCCCCGCGAGCGAGGAGTTGACGTACCGTCATGA
- a CDS encoding GNAT family N-acetyltransferase yields the protein MSLEVRPATADLWDDIRQVLQPKKSAHTCWCMAWRLSTGDYGRLTADERGEHLRGLMEKADPPPGVLGFLDGEVAGWCNVAPRRQLDRLTSSKTITPVDDLPVWSVTCFVVRKDFRGKGVASGLLEGAVEHARAHGAPAVEGYPVDPEGGRVNPTLAYVGTMDMFERAGFRRVHRTEAKSDKRHRWVMRRDLV from the coding sequence ATGAGTTTAGAAGTACGGCCCGCCACGGCGGATCTGTGGGACGACATCCGCCAGGTGCTCCAGCCGAAGAAGAGCGCGCACACGTGCTGGTGCATGGCGTGGCGGCTGTCCACCGGCGACTACGGGCGGCTCACGGCGGACGAGCGGGGCGAGCACCTGCGCGGCCTCATGGAGAAGGCCGATCCGCCGCCCGGGGTCCTCGGGTTCCTGGACGGCGAGGTGGCGGGCTGGTGCAACGTGGCCCCGCGCCGGCAGCTCGACCGGCTGACCTCCTCGAAGACGATCACACCGGTGGACGATCTGCCCGTGTGGTCGGTGACCTGCTTCGTCGTACGCAAGGACTTCCGCGGCAAGGGGGTCGCCTCGGGTCTGCTGGAGGGGGCCGTCGAGCACGCGCGCGCCCACGGCGCGCCCGCCGTCGAGGGGTATCCGGTGGACCCGGAGGGCGGCCGGGTGAATCCGACGCTCGCCTATGTCGGGACGATGGACATGTTCGAGCGGGCCGGCTTCCGCCGGGTCCACCGGACCGAGGCCAAGAGCGACAAGCGGCACCGCTGGGTGATGCGCCGCGACCTGGTCTGA